Genomic window (Caldivirga sp.):
CTTAGCCTCAGCATTAATCCTGGATGCCACGTTAATCCCCAGGTCCCTTGAGGATTCATCATAAAGCACAATCCTCCGCATAAAAGGGATTAATAACTAGGATGTTTAATGCTTAACTGAAGCCTTAACCCTGCTGATTAAGCTGCTTCCCAATTCCCTCAAGTAACCCAACCATGAAGAGTAAACCCCTCTTAACATTCGCATCAGTCATAAGCTTCCTAATCAAGCCAATTGTTGACGCTGATTCACTGGACTTGGCAGCCTCCACTGCGGATTCAATGGCCTCATTAAGCCTAATGCCCTGTATTAGGTTCAGTGATTCGCTCAGTGACTTAAGTAGGTTCCGTAACGCTGGGTTTAGGATAATGTCGTTAATAGCCTTAACGTTATCTTCACTACCTAGGAATGCGCCCAGGGAATCTACTAGTCCACTATTACCCATTGCGTTGATTAACTCCATCAACTTAACAGTGTTCTCAACAGTCCTCCTGTCACTTAACCTAACCAGTAGCCTAATGAGATTCTCCGCATTAGCCAGTAGTATAACGTTGTCTGTGGTTAGTAATTGGTTGAATAGTTCCTTAAGGAACTCCTCATCATTAAGCAGGTCGTTTACTAGGTCAAGTAAACCTAATTCATTAAGCCTCCTGGCTATTGAAACTAACTTAGTGATTGAGTCCAGGTTCTCAATGCTGAGTAGGCTTGCTAACTTATCTTCACTGGTTT
Coding sequences:
- a CDS encoding DUF1641 domain-containing protein translates to MNDLKAQVGELAMVNETSEDKLASLLSIENLDSITKLVSIARRLNELGLLDLVNDLLNDEEFLKELFNQLLTTDNVILLANAENLIRLLVRLSDRRTVENTVKLMELINAMGNSGLVDSLGAFLGSEDNVKAINDIILNPALRNLLKSLSESLNLIQGIRLNEAIESAVEAAKSSESASTIGLIRKLMTDANVKRGLLFMVGLLEGIGKQLNQQG